One Bombus fervidus isolate BK054 chromosome 5, iyBomFerv1, whole genome shotgun sequence DNA window includes the following coding sequences:
- the Mfe2 gene encoding peroxisomal multifunctional enzyme type 2 translates to MKRPEELRFVDRVVIVTGAGAGLGRAYALLFASRGASVVVNDLGGSRHGDGKSTKSADAVVNEIRKNGGKAVANYDSVLDGAKIVKTAIDAFGRIDVVVNNAGILRDRSFAKMSEADWDLVQSVHLKGAFKVTQAAWPYFVKQNYGRVIMTASNSGLYGNFGQANYSAAKMGLIGLSNTLAIEGRKRNIHTNVIIPTAGSRLTEDILPPEFFEQLKPELIAPVVVWLCHEKCMENGSIIESALGWAGKCHVIRSSGSTLRQNLSSDVTPEDVEKKWSAVTDMSAAKHFDSLEEVTGQFMVAVDTMKSGNSENSGSEDSGVLRHTYNYRDIILYALGVGASVKIPADFRYLYENDNNFAVFPTFYTTFDAMSATDISMLEKSLPNVELNPMKLLHGEQYIEIHKELPTEATVETRLKVVDVLDKGKGAVFVLQNETFDTSNGDKLSTGQMILFIAGAGGFQGKRSSSKIIPTIDAPNRPPDASVTQQTSHDQAALYRLSGDRNPLHIDLNVSMMAGFKQPILHGLCSLGFSVRHVLQTYANGDQNLFKAVKTRFVKPVVPGQTLQTNMWQEGNRIHFQTSTVEENLPVLTGGYVDLKRTVSMQPIRNHLSDSKSLESDVLFKMMDEYAKANPEQVKKINGIFLYHILVKGKPQATWTLDMKKGEVYKGNPKSGEPDATLTLEDANMMQIALGKLTPQIAYIQGKIKITGNIMLTQKLTSLIKASKSKL, encoded by the exons ATGAAACGACCAGAAGAATTACGTTTTGTTGACCGCGTAGTTATTGTAACTGGAGCTGGAGCAG GTTTAGGCCGTGCATATGCCTTACTTTTTGCTTCAAGGGGTGCGAGTGTCGTCGTAAATGATTTAGGAGGAAGTAGACATGGTGATGGAAAGAGTACAAAAAGTGCAGACGCAGTTGTCAATGAAATTAGAAAGAATG GTGGAAAAGCAGTGGCCAATTATGATTCTGTTCTTGATGGggcaaaaattgtaaaaacagCTATTGATGCATTTGGACGAATAGATGTAGTTGTTAATAATGCTGGAATTTTAAGGGATAGATCTTTTGCTAAAATGTCAGAGGCTGATTGGG ATTTGGTACAAAGTGTTCATCTAAAAGGAGCATTTAAAGTCACTCAAGCTGCTTGGCCTTATtttgttaaacaaaattatggCAGAGTAATCATGACAGCAAGCAACAGTGGTTTATATGGAAACTTTGGTCAAGCCAACTATAGTGCAGCAAAAATGGGTCTTATTGGTTTGAGTAATACATTAGCTATTGAAGGCAGAAAAAGGAACATTCATACAAATGTAATAATACCAACAGCTGGTTCTCGTTTAACAGAAGATATTTTACCACCAG agTTCTTTGAACAATTAAAACCTGAATTAATAGCCCCTGTAGTTGTTTGGCTGTGTCATGAAAAATGTATGGAAAATGGCTCTATTATCGAATCTGCATTAGGTTGGGCAGGAAAAT GCCATGTAATTCGTTCATCAGGATCGACATTAAGGCAAAATTTATCTAGCGATGTTACTCCCGAAGATGTCGAAAAGAAATGGTCGGCTGTTACCGATATGTCAGCTGCTAAACATTTTGATTCTCTTgaa GAAGTAACAGGACAATTTATGGTTGCAGTTGATACAATGAAATCTggaaattctgaaaattctGGATCAGAG GACAGTGGCGTCCTTAGACATACTTATAATTACCGggacattatattatatgcattaggag tTGGTGCCTCTGTTAAGATACCAGCTGACTTTCGttatttgtatgaaaatgacAACAATTTTGCTGTATTTCCTACATTTTATACTACGTTTGATGCAATGTCCGCCACGGATATCTCCATGTTAGAAAAATCTTTACCAAATGTTGAACTAAATCCAATGaag tTATTGCATGGAGAGCAATATATCGAaattcataaagaattaccAACGGAAGCCACGGTCGAAACACGTCTCAAAGTTGTGGATGTATTGGATAAGGGAAAGGGTGCTGTATTTGTGCTGCAAA ATGAAACATTTGATACTAGCAATGGAGATAAATTATCTACAGGAcaaatgatattatttatagcAGGAGCTGGAGGCTTTCAAGGAAAACGATCATCTTCAAAAATTATACCAACTATCGACGCTCCTAATCGACCACCAGATGCATCGGTTACTCAACAAACAAGTCATGATCAG GCTGCATTATACAGATTAAGTGGTGACAGAAATCCCTTGCATATCGATTTAAATGTATCAATGATGGCTGGTTTCAAACAACCAATCTTACACGGATTATGTTCTCTTGGATTTTCTGTTCGTCATGTTCTTCAAACTTACGCTAACGGCGATCAGAACTTATTTAAGGCTGTAAAG ACACGTTTCGTGAAACCAGTAGTTCCTGGACAAACATTGCAAACAAATATGTGGCAAGAAGGAAATAGAATACATTTCCAAACATCTACTGTAGAGGAGAATCTACCCGTTTTAACAG GTGGATATGTTGATTTGAAACGCACAGTATCAATGCAACCAATAAGGAATCATTTATCTGACAGCAAATCTCTTGAAAGTGATGTATTATTTAAGATGATGGATGAATACGCAAAAGCAAATCCAGAACAGGTAAAGAAAATCAAtggaatatttctttatcaCATTTTAGTGAAAGGAAAGCCTCAAGCAACATGGA CTTTGGATATGAAAAAAGGTGAGGTATATAAAGGAAATCCAAAATCAGGCGAGCCTGATGCAACATTAACTCTTGAGGATGCGAACATGATGCAAATA GCTTTAGGTAAATTAACTCCACAAATAGCGTACATTCAAGGGAAGATAAAAATCACTGGAAATATCATGCTCACTCAAAAATTAACATCACTCATAAAAGCTAGTAAatcaaaattgtaa
- the LOC139987730 gene encoding G/T mismatch-specific thymine DNA glycosylase, whose product MVIILYRAMSSLTLSKLKKAPIEKIYKQRKKINRFDGLTEEEVQKYTLPDYLEMNLDIVFVGINPSLMAAHRGRYYAGPGNHFYKLLHESRLTPRCLSYEEDHKLLQFRIGLTNIVARATKSSADLKRTEIKEGSKIVAEKLKLYKPKIAVFNGKCIYEVFANKTDNFNFGLQPEKVDETAIWVTPSSSARCANFPRMTDKLHFFTSLKKYLQFLKGEIKDIDMKEFLFEGKCKQFIPQTSKMWRRKNMSTFLHGGRIANKDTIYLDTSDENVAIAHSTEFIVKKFEPDKSDKTNKILDTDESDSSEYFGACISQDIVKTFFGNDRSSQKEQSLAVKDIKIKQPNNQAMTSDIKKSKRQRNSKEKRTVKRFPNKPVRNKDFENNTNDFINLIKQRLIGKLNNFDE is encoded by the coding sequence ATGGtgataattttgtacagaGCGATGTCTTCGCTTACTTtgagtaaattaaaaaaagcacCGATAGAAAAGATTTATAAACAACGAAAAAAAATTAACCGGTTTGATGGATTAACGGAAGAAGAAGTGCAAAAGTATACTTTGCCAGATTATTTGGAAATGAATTTAGATATAGTTTTCGTCGGTATAAACCCAAGTTTAATGGCAGCCCATCGTGGTAGATATTACGCTGGTCCAggtaatcatttttataaacttttgCATGAATCAAGACTAACACCTCGATGTTTAAGTTACGAAGAAGATCATAAGCTTCTTCAATTTAGAATTGGTTTAACAAACATAGTAGCTCGAGCTACAAAGTCTTCTGCTGATTTAAAGCGTACAGAGATCAAAGAGGGTTCTAAAATTGTagcagaaaaattaaaactttataAGCCAAAGATTGCTGTTTTCAATGGCAAATGTATCTATGAAGTATTTGCTAATAAAAcagataatttcaattttggaTTGCAACCAGAAAAAGTTGATGAAACTGCAATTTGGGTCACCCCATCAAGTAGTGCACGTTGTGCAAATTTTCCAAGAATGACAgacaaattacatttttttacttccttgaaaaaatatttgcagttCCTAAAGGGAGAAATCAAAGATATTGATATGAAAGAATTCTTGTTCGAAGGAAAATGCAAACAGTTTATTCCACAAACATCAAAAATGTGGCGGCGAAAAAATATGTCTACATTCCTACATGGAGGAAGAATTGCTAATAAAGATACAATATATCTAGATACATCTGATGAAAATGTAGCAATAGCACACAGTACAGAATtcattgtaaaaaaatttgaaCCTGATAAGAGTgataaaactaataaaatacTTGATACAGATGAATCTGATTCATCAGAATATTTTGGGGCATGTATTTCTCAAGATAttgtaaaaacattttttggaAATGATAGGTCTTCACAAAAAGAACAATCACTAGCTGTAAAGgatataaaaatcaaacaaCCCAACAATCAAGCTATGACCAgtgatataaaaaaatctaAACGCCAAAGAAACAGTAAAGAGAAAAGGACTGTTAAAAGATTTCCTAATAAACCAGttagaaataaagattttgaaaataacactaatgattttataaatttgataaaacaaaGACTGATAGGAAAGCTAAACAATTTTGATGAATAG